The Ancylobacter sp. WKF20 genome contains a region encoding:
- a CDS encoding flavin reductase: MARLGAAVNIVTTDGPAGRHGFTASAVCSVTDQPPTLLVCLNKGSSASAVVHANGVICVNTLAPGHETLSNMFGGGKPVEERFAAGEWRTSATGAPMLVGALTAFDCRITRTVEVGTHDVLFCEVVGLAHGDAREGLIYFSRRYHAINGASPD, translated from the coding sequence ATGGCACGCCTCGGCGCCGCCGTGAACATCGTCACCACCGACGGCCCGGCCGGGCGGCACGGCTTCACCGCCTCGGCGGTGTGCTCGGTCACCGACCAGCCGCCGACGCTGCTGGTGTGCCTCAACAAGGGCTCCTCGGCGAGCGCCGTGGTCCACGCCAATGGCGTCATCTGCGTCAACACGCTGGCGCCGGGCCATGAGACGCTCTCCAACATGTTCGGCGGCGGCAAGCCGGTCGAGGAACGCTTCGCCGCCGGCGAGTGGCGCACCTCCGCCACCGGCGCGCCGATGCTGGTAGGCGCGCTCACCGCCTTCGACTGCCGCATCACCCGCACCGTCGAGGTCGGCACCCATGACGTGCTGTTCTGCGAGGTGGTGGGCCTCGCCCATGGCGACGCGCGCGAGGGGCTGATCTATTTCAGCCGCCGCTACCACGCCATCAACGGCGCGAGCCCGGACTAG
- a CDS encoding ABC transporter substrate-binding protein, with amino-acid sequence MLTTAFRRCLAGAVTGAVLAVAAAQPAAAGKISIGHTVWVGYGPLYLAKELGFFKENGVDVELQVVDDSALAMAAQAAGKLDGTATTLDEILKYRSENFCFKAVALFDESHGGDGMVSLKEINSLADLKGKTVALNEGSTSQFWFSYLMKKQGLPLKDVEVLNMSADAAAAAFIAGQVPAAVTWEPNLTLVKTKNVGKVLTDSAATPGVIVDVLEISCSVIKDRPKDVKGFVVGLQKAVDYIKTNPEKAYAIMAKGVGGYLSEPKDFADAASGVKFYDKAMTIDYLGTPDKPGKVTEVIALGNEIWTDLGKIKKPITYAEIIDPSFTQ; translated from the coding sequence ATGCTGACCACTGCCTTCCGCCGGTGCCTTGCCGGCGCCGTCACCGGAGCCGTTCTCGCGGTTGCCGCCGCCCAGCCGGCTGCGGCCGGCAAGATCTCCATCGGCCACACGGTGTGGGTCGGCTACGGCCCGCTCTACCTCGCCAAGGAGCTCGGCTTCTTCAAGGAGAACGGCGTCGACGTCGAGCTTCAGGTGGTCGACGATTCCGCCCTCGCCATGGCCGCCCAGGCCGCCGGCAAGCTCGACGGCACCGCCACCACGCTGGACGAGATCCTGAAGTACCGCTCGGAGAACTTCTGCTTCAAGGCGGTCGCCCTGTTCGACGAGAGCCATGGCGGCGACGGCATGGTCTCGCTCAAGGAGATCAACTCGCTGGCCGACCTCAAGGGCAAGACGGTGGCGCTGAACGAGGGCTCGACCTCGCAGTTCTGGTTCTCCTACCTGATGAAGAAGCAGGGCCTGCCGCTCAAGGATGTCGAGGTGCTCAACATGAGCGCCGACGCCGCCGCCGCCGCCTTCATCGCCGGCCAGGTGCCCGCCGCCGTCACCTGGGAGCCGAACCTCACCCTGGTGAAGACCAAGAATGTCGGCAAGGTGCTGACCGACAGCGCCGCCACGCCCGGCGTCATCGTCGACGTGCTGGAAATCTCCTGCTCGGTCATCAAGGACCGCCCGAAGGACGTGAAGGGCTTCGTGGTCGGCCTGCAGAAGGCGGTCGACTACATCAAGACCAACCCGGAAAAGGCCTATGCCATCATGGCCAAGGGCGTGGGCGGCTATCTTTCCGAGCCCAAGGACTTCGCCGACGCCGCCTCGGGCGTGAAGTTCTACGACAAGGCGATGACCATTGATTACCTCGGCACGCCCGACAAGCCCGGCAAGGTCACGGAAGTGATCGCCCTCGGCAACGAGATCTGGACCGACCTCGGCAAGATCAAGAAGCCGATCACCTATGCCGAGATCATCGACCCGTCCTTCACCCAGTGA
- a CDS encoding ABC transporter permease gives MARKRSTLDLCLTPKEEVPAGLRYLVSTLVWIVVIGLWSFATYGGFMQEIFLPSPTAVVSAFFRLLDDGTLAQHIWASLQVVVIGFLVSSVLAVPLGLLMGTFRVVQAGLEPLVNFIRYLPVTSFVPLFILWIGIGIEQRIMVIFFGTFFQQLVMIADVSRGVQKDLLNASYTLGASRRDALLHVLTPAALPGIVDTLRITMGWAWTYLVVAELVAASSGLGYISMKAMRGFQVDVIFLAIAVIGLLGLFTDTVFRLIRLRLVPWAS, from the coding sequence ATGGCCCGCAAGCGTTCCACCCTTGATCTCTGCCTCACCCCCAAGGAGGAGGTGCCGGCGGGGCTGCGCTATCTCGTCTCGACGCTGGTCTGGATCGTGGTCATCGGCCTGTGGTCGTTCGCCACCTATGGCGGCTTCATGCAGGAGATCTTCCTGCCCTCGCCCACCGCCGTGGTCAGCGCCTTCTTCCGCCTGCTGGATGACGGCACGCTCGCCCAGCACATCTGGGCCAGCCTTCAGGTCGTCGTCATCGGCTTCCTCGTCTCGTCCGTCCTCGCCGTGCCGCTCGGCCTGCTCATGGGCACCTTCCGCGTGGTGCAGGCGGGCCTCGAGCCGCTGGTCAACTTCATCCGCTACCTGCCGGTGACATCCTTCGTGCCGCTGTTCATCCTGTGGATCGGCATCGGCATCGAGCAGCGCATCATGGTCATCTTCTTCGGCACCTTCTTCCAGCAGCTGGTGATGATCGCCGATGTCTCGCGCGGCGTGCAGAAGGACCTGCTCAACGCCTCCTACACGCTCGGCGCCTCGCGCCGCGACGCGCTGCTGCATGTGCTCACCCCCGCCGCCCTGCCCGGCATCGTCGATACGCTGCGCATCACCATGGGCTGGGCCTGGACCTATCTCGTCGTCGCCGAGCTCGTCGCCGCCTCCTCCGGCCTCGGCTACATCTCGATGAAGGCGATGCGCGGCTTCCAGGTCGATGTGATCTTCCTCGCCATCGCCGTCATCGGCCTGCTCGGCCTGTTCACCGACACGGTGTTCCGCCTCATCCGCCTGCGCCTCGTGCCGTGGGCGAGCTGA
- a CDS encoding ABC transporter ATP-binding protein — protein sequence MSAAEILRVPAPATPAEASPAEASPAVEPSLRIKDVRLEYSTRGKTVVAIDNISIDVPDNQFAVIVGPSGCGKSSLLYLVAGLAQPTSGEILLGEEEVDGPGPDRGMVFQSYTLFPWLTVRENVEFGLKRRKVPAAEREEIVNRYLNETGLAAFHDAYPKQLSGGMMQRVAIARALANDPKILLMDEPFGALDSQTRNTMQKLLLRVWEENRKTVLFVTHDIDEAILLGDRIYVMTARPGRLKEEIIVPIARPRSMDMVMDPAFIAVKRQILELLKNEIKDDEH from the coding sequence ATGAGCGCCGCCGAAATCCTGCGCGTTCCCGCGCCCGCCACTCCCGCCGAAGCCTCTCCCGCCGAGGCCTCCCCAGCCGTGGAGCCGAGCCTGCGCATCAAGGATGTGCGGCTGGAATATTCCACCCGCGGCAAGACCGTGGTGGCGATCGACAACATCTCCATCGACGTGCCGGACAACCAGTTCGCCGTCATCGTCGGCCCGTCCGGCTGCGGCAAGTCGAGCCTGCTCTATCTCGTCGCCGGCCTGGCCCAGCCGACCTCGGGCGAGATCCTGCTCGGCGAGGAGGAAGTGGACGGTCCCGGCCCCGATCGCGGCATGGTGTTCCAGTCCTACACCCTGTTCCCCTGGCTCACCGTGCGCGAGAATGTCGAATTCGGGCTGAAGCGCCGCAAGGTGCCGGCGGCCGAGCGCGAGGAGATCGTCAACCGCTACCTCAACGAGACGGGTCTGGCCGCCTTCCACGACGCCTACCCCAAGCAGCTCTCCGGCGGCATGATGCAGCGCGTGGCCATCGCCCGCGCCCTCGCCAACGACCCGAAGATCCTGCTGATGGACGAGCCCTTCGGCGCGCTGGACAGCCAGACCCGCAACACCATGCAGAAGCTCCTGCTGCGGGTGTGGGAGGAGAACCGCAAGACCGTCCTCTTCGTCACCCACGACATTGACGAGGCGATCCTGCTCGGTGACCGCATCTATGTGATGACCGCCCGCCCCGGCCGGCTGAAGGAGGAGATCATAGTCCCCATCGCCCGCCCGCGCTCCATGGACATGGTGATGGACCCGGCCTTCATCGCGGTGAAGCGGCAGATCCTCGAGCTCCTGAAGAACGAGATCAAGGACGACGAGCACTGA
- a CDS encoding glucose 1-dehydrogenase, whose protein sequence is MTQPLFDLTGRTALVTGASRGIGAALATALASAGADVAITARDTAALAATTAAIEALGRRAIPLALDVTDVAGIRSTVAAAATALGGLDILVNNAGMEQVCPALEVEEALWDAILDTNLKGAFFCAQAAAKAMRAGGAGKGGGAIINLCSLTSEVGIPTAVPYGSSKTGLLGMTRALATEWAPLGIRVNAIAPGYFRTAMTEVFYADPAWQAAMLPKIPLGRFGELGDLAGLTIFLASDASGYITGQCFPVDGGFLASI, encoded by the coding sequence ATGACCCAGCCCCTGTTCGACCTCACCGGCCGCACCGCCCTCGTCACCGGCGCCAGCCGGGGGATCGGCGCGGCGTTGGCGACCGCGCTGGCTTCCGCCGGGGCGGATGTGGCGATCACCGCGCGTGACACCGCCGCGCTCGCCGCAACCACGGCCGCCATCGAAGCCCTCGGCCGGCGCGCCATCCCGCTGGCGCTCGACGTCACCGATGTCGCCGGCATCCGCTCAACCGTCGCGGCGGCGGCCACCGCGCTGGGCGGGCTTGATATCCTCGTCAACAATGCCGGCATGGAACAGGTCTGCCCGGCGCTGGAGGTGGAGGAGGCGCTGTGGGACGCCATTCTCGACACCAATCTCAAGGGCGCCTTCTTCTGCGCGCAGGCGGCCGCCAAGGCGATGCGCGCGGGCGGCGCAGGCAAAGGCGGCGGCGCCATCATCAATCTCTGCTCGCTCACCTCCGAGGTCGGCATTCCCACCGCCGTGCCCTATGGTTCGTCCAAGACCGGACTGCTCGGCATGACGCGGGCGCTGGCGACGGAATGGGCGCCGCTCGGCATCCGCGTCAACGCCATCGCGCCCGGCTATTTCCGCACGGCGATGACGGAAGTGTTCTACGCCGATCCGGCCTGGCAGGCGGCCATGCTGCCGAAAATCCCGCTCGGCCGCTTTGGTGAGCTCGGCGATCTCGCCGGCCTCACCATCTTCCTCGCCAGCGACGCCTCCGGCTACATCACCGGCCAGTGTTTTCCGGTCGATGGCGGCTTCCTGGCTTCCATCTGA
- the hisD gene encoding histidinol dehydrogenase, which translates to MADSICNLHELATLDAAGRAALLRRSETDLSGFIDKVRPIIEAVRTEGDAALARFARDFDKADLSPDRIKATEAEFDEAFTKVAPEVIDSIRFGISNIRTFHEEQAPEPMWLKEVRPGAFAGDRWTPISSVALYVPRGKGAFPSVTMMTAVPATVAKVPNIAIVTPPTEDGGVDAATLVAARLAGVETVYKCGGAQAVAAVAHGTQTVGKAIKIVGPGSPWLVAAKRLLSDIIDTGLPAGPSEAIIFADGTVNGAVAALDLLIEAEHGPDSSAYLVTHSREVVEQALKALPEHWGRMTEQRVAFSKAVLTGKCGGIVLTSSVEESIDFINAYAPEHLEILSTDPFAHLGRITEAAEVLMGPHTPVTIANFVLGPNAVLPTSRWARTYGPLSVTDFLKRSSIGYVTGGAHPEFAAHARRLARYEGFSSHENAVSEIRDELLKG; encoded by the coding sequence ATGGCGGATTCCATCTGCAACCTTCACGAGCTGGCGACGCTGGACGCGGCCGGCCGCGCCGCCCTGCTCCGCCGCTCGGAGACCGATCTGTCGGGCTTCATCGACAAGGTGCGCCCGATCATCGAGGCGGTGCGCACCGAGGGTGATGCGGCGCTGGCTCGTTTCGCCCGCGATTTCGACAAGGCCGATCTGTCGCCCGACCGCATCAAGGCAACCGAGGCCGAGTTCGACGAGGCCTTCACCAAGGTCGCCCCCGAGGTGATCGACAGCATCCGCTTCGGCATCTCCAACATCCGCACCTTCCATGAGGAGCAGGCGCCCGAGCCGATGTGGCTGAAGGAGGTGCGCCCCGGCGCCTTCGCCGGCGACCGCTGGACGCCGATTTCCTCCGTCGCGCTCTATGTGCCGCGCGGCAAGGGCGCCTTTCCCTCGGTCACCATGATGACCGCCGTGCCGGCCACCGTCGCCAAGGTGCCGAACATTGCCATCGTGACTCCCCCGACTGAGGATGGCGGCGTGGATGCGGCGACCCTGGTCGCCGCCCGGCTCGCCGGTGTCGAGACGGTCTATAAATGCGGCGGCGCGCAGGCCGTGGCGGCGGTCGCCCATGGCACGCAGACCGTCGGCAAGGCGATCAAGATCGTCGGCCCCGGCTCGCCCTGGCTGGTGGCGGCCAAGCGGCTGCTCTCCGACATCATCGACACCGGCCTGCCCGCCGGACCGTCGGAGGCCATCATCTTTGCCGACGGCACGGTGAATGGCGCGGTGGCCGCGCTGGACCTGCTGATCGAGGCCGAGCACGGGCCGGATTCCTCCGCCTATCTCGTCACCCATTCGCGCGAGGTGGTGGAACAGGCGCTGAAAGCCCTGCCCGAGCATTGGGGGCGGATGACCGAGCAGCGCGTGGCCTTCTCCAAGGCCGTGCTCACCGGCAAGTGCGGCGGCATCGTGCTGACCTCGTCGGTCGAGGAGAGCATCGACTTCATCAACGCCTATGCCCCCGAGCATCTGGAAATCCTCTCCACCGACCCCTTCGCCCATCTCGGCCGCATCACCGAGGCGGCGGAAGTGCTGATGGGGCCGCACACGCCAGTCACCATCGCCAATTTCGTGCTTGGCCCCAACGCCGTGCTGCCGACCAGCCGCTGGGCCCGCACCTATGGCCCGCTCTCGGTGACGGATTTCCTCAAGCGCTCCTCCATCGGCTACGTCACCGGCGGCGCCCACCCGGAATTCGCCGCCCATGCCCGCCGCCTCGCCCGCTATGAGGGTTTTTCCAGCCACGAGAACGCGGTGTCGGAAATCCGCGACGAATTGCTGAAGGGGTGA
- a CDS encoding alcohol dehydrogenase catalytic domain-containing protein, whose amino-acid sequence MKAVRLHAAGDLRVEDIPAPGTPAPGWVRLTVTAAGICGSDLHNFRTGQWITRAPSVAGHELTGIVAELGEGVEGLGVGQSVVADSRFWCGACTACLGQRHHLCEKLGFVGEACDGGFAEQVNLPARLLLPVDPAIDPAVAAMAEPLAVALHTLRRLALQPGEPVLVLGCGTIGGLCALLLARQHDGPLLVADRNAARAQRVAEVTGATIVPLEAEAIRAVLKGGLPMAAIEATGSTAALAHLLGCLEGGGRIGLVGIFHGRLDIDPNHLVEREVSLIGCHAFTDELPTALTALTVHHTALNGLVDQQVELDAVPAAYARLLAGEATGLKTILRPQGVS is encoded by the coding sequence GTGAAGGCCGTCCGCCTCCATGCCGCCGGTGATCTGCGCGTGGAAGACATCCCCGCCCCCGGCACGCCCGCGCCCGGCTGGGTGCGGCTCACCGTGACCGCGGCCGGCATTTGCGGCTCGGACCTGCATAATTTCCGCACCGGGCAATGGATCACCCGCGCGCCCTCCGTCGCCGGCCATGAACTTACCGGCATCGTCGCGGAGCTGGGCGAGGGCGTTGAGGGGCTGGGCGTCGGCCAGAGCGTCGTCGCCGATTCCCGCTTCTGGTGCGGGGCGTGCACGGCCTGCCTCGGCCAGCGCCATCATCTGTGCGAAAAACTCGGCTTTGTCGGCGAGGCCTGCGATGGCGGCTTCGCCGAACAGGTGAACCTGCCCGCGCGTCTGCTGCTGCCCGTCGATCCCGCCATCGACCCGGCGGTCGCCGCCATGGCCGAGCCGCTGGCGGTGGCCCTGCACACGCTGCGCCGCCTCGCTCTCCAGCCCGGCGAGCCGGTGCTGGTGCTGGGCTGCGGCACCATTGGCGGGCTCTGCGCCCTCTTGCTCGCCCGCCAGCATGACGGGCCCCTGCTGGTCGCTGACCGCAACGCCGCCCGCGCCCAAAGGGTGGCTGAGGTGACCGGGGCGACCATCGTCCCGCTGGAGGCGGAAGCGATCCGTGCCGTGCTCAAGGGCGGCCTGCCCATGGCCGCGATCGAGGCGACGGGCAGTACGGCGGCGCTCGCCCATCTGCTCGGCTGCCTGGAGGGCGGCGGGAGGATCGGCCTCGTCGGCATCTTCCATGGCCGGCTCGACATCGACCCCAATCATCTGGTCGAACGCGAGGTGAGCCTGATCGGCTGCCACGCCTTCACCGATGAACTCCCCACTGCACTCACTGCACTGACCGTCCACCACACTGCACTGAACGGCCTCGTGGATCAGCAGGTGGAATTGGACGCCGTGCCTGCCGCCTATGCCCGGCTTCTCGCCGGCGAGGCGACCGGATTGAAGACGATCCTGCGCCCGCAAGGGGTATCATGA
- a CDS encoding alpha-hydroxy acid oxidase, whose translation MIVNVEDARAAAKARLPRIFFDYVDGGAFGEETLAANRADFARWTLVQRVLNDVSARDLTTHYLGASHPLPFMLGPVGFLGLYAGKGEIAAARAAHAAGVPLCLSTFSIASLGQLRAATAGPLAFQLYVLSDRAIGDELLAQAEEAGVETLFLTVDTAITSVRERDVRNGFRALTRISPALGLRLLTRPAWCLDMLRAGMPEVGAVAHRPEFGKGVLEQASNLSRRIDTRLSWADVERLRARWKGRLVLKGILSPEDARLAQTAGADGIVVSNHGGRQLDGAASTIAALPGIAEAVDGGIEILFDGGIRRGADIIKALALGASGVLLGRAYVYGLAAAGEAGVARIIAHLTEEVSLTLGLMGLTSIDQLKKLGPAALRPR comes from the coding sequence ATGATCGTCAATGTCGAGGATGCCCGCGCCGCCGCCAAGGCCCGTCTGCCGCGCATCTTCTTCGATTATGTCGATGGCGGCGCCTTCGGCGAGGAGACGTTGGCGGCCAACCGGGCCGATTTCGCCCGCTGGACGCTGGTGCAGCGCGTGCTGAACGATGTCTCCGCGCGCGACCTCACCACGCACTATCTCGGCGCCTCCCACCCCCTGCCCTTCATGCTCGGACCCGTTGGTTTCCTTGGGCTTTATGCCGGCAAGGGCGAGATCGCGGCGGCCCGCGCCGCCCATGCGGCCGGGGTGCCGCTGTGCCTGTCCACCTTCTCCATCGCCTCGCTGGGCCAGCTGCGCGCCGCCACCGCCGGCCCGCTCGCCTTCCAGCTCTATGTGCTCTCCGACCGCGCCATTGGCGACGAATTGCTGGCGCAGGCGGAAGAGGCGGGCGTGGAGACGCTGTTCCTCACCGTCGACACCGCCATCACCTCGGTGCGCGAGCGCGATGTGCGCAACGGTTTTCGCGCGCTCACCCGTATATCCCCCGCGCTCGGCCTGCGCCTGCTCACCCGCCCCGCCTGGTGCCTCGACATGCTGCGGGCGGGCATGCCGGAGGTGGGCGCCGTCGCGCACCGCCCGGAATTCGGAAAAGGCGTGCTGGAACAGGCCAGTAACCTCTCCCGGCGGATCGACACGCGCCTCTCCTGGGCAGATGTCGAGCGCCTGCGCGCCCGCTGGAAGGGGCGCCTCGTGCTCAAGGGCATCCTCTCGCCGGAGGATGCGCGCCTCGCCCAAACGGCGGGGGCGGACGGCATCGTCGTCTCCAACCATGGCGGCCGCCAGCTCGATGGCGCCGCCTCCACCATCGCCGCTTTGCCCGGCATCGCGGAGGCGGTTGATGGCGGTATAGAAATACTGTTCGACGGTGGGATAAGGCGCGGCGCCGACATCATCAAGGCGCTGGCGCTCGGCGCCTCCGGCGTGCTGCTCGGCCGCGCCTATGTCTATGGCCTCGCGGCCGCCGGCGAGGCGGGCGTCGCCCGCATCATCGCCCATCTCACCGAGGAGGTGAGCCTGACGTTGGGCCTGATGGGGCTGACCTCCATCGACCAGCTCAAGAAGCTCGGCCCGGCGGCACTCCGTCCCCGCTAA
- the uraD gene encoding 2-oxo-4-hydroxy-4-carboxy-5-ureidoimidazoline decarboxylase, producing MTETLSLQQLNALDEAGFIAALDGIFEHAPWVAAGASARRPFTTVTALHEALMQAVLARPEEERVAFVAAHPDLAGKAARAGNIAPASVSEQAGLGLDRLPDAEFERFERLNAAYRARFGFPFVICVRRQTRDAILDAFEARLAHDRSAELAMALDEIGHITRLRLVERVTGAGVPKTTGRLSTHVLDTHKGAPAQGVAVTLYEVGASGRARLKEAVTNADGRTDEPLIGGAPLRIGTYEIVFGIGAYFAARGLDLPAKPFLDEVPIRFSISEPEGHYHVPLVATPWSYSTYRGS from the coding sequence GTGACCGAAACCCTTTCGCTGCAACAGCTTAACGCGCTCGACGAGGCCGGCTTCATCGCCGCACTGGACGGCATTTTCGAGCACGCGCCCTGGGTGGCGGCGGGGGCCTCTGCCCGGCGCCCCTTCACTACCGTGACGGCGCTGCACGAGGCGCTGATGCAGGCGGTGCTGGCGCGGCCGGAGGAGGAGCGCGTCGCCTTCGTTGCCGCCCATCCGGACCTTGCCGGCAAGGCGGCGCGTGCGGGTAATATTGCACCAGCTTCCGTCTCCGAACAGGCGGGGCTCGGGCTCGACCGGCTGCCCGACGCGGAGTTCGAGCGGTTCGAGCGGCTGAACGCCGCCTATCGCGCGCGCTTCGGCTTTCCCTTCGTGATCTGCGTGCGGCGCCAGACGCGGGACGCCATTCTCGATGCCTTCGAGGCCCGGCTGGCCCATGATCGCTCCGCCGAACTGGCGATGGCGCTTGATGAGATCGGCCATATCACCCGTCTCCGGCTGGTGGAGCGGGTGACCGGCGCCGGCGTGCCGAAGACTACGGGGCGGCTCTCCACCCATGTGCTCGACACCCACAAGGGCGCGCCGGCGCAAGGGGTTGCCGTCACGCTCTATGAGGTCGGCGCCTCCGGGCGGGCGCGGCTCAAGGAGGCCGTCACCAATGCGGATGGGCGCACCGATGAGCCGCTGATCGGCGGCGCGCCGCTGCGCATCGGCACCTATGAGATCGTGTTCGGGATCGGCGCCTATTTCGCCGCGCGCGGGCTCGACCTGCCGGCAAAGCCGTTCCTCGATGAGGTGCCGATCCGCTTCTCCATCAGCGAGCCGGAAGGGCACTACCATGTGCCGCTGGTCGCAACCCCCTGGAGTTACTCGACTTATCGCGGGAGTTAG
- the guaD gene encoding guanine deaminase, translating into MSALTALRGPAATLTDDPFDKPSRACLAYHEDALVLIEDGIIRAFGPYAELAPSLPDGLEPVHYPHHLIVPGFIDAHVHYPQLQVIGAYGTQLLDWLTTYTFPAEQGFADEGHAARVAKLFLRELLRAGTTTAMVYCTVHPQSVEAFFAESERFNTRMIAGKVLMDRHAPAALLDTAQRGYDESLALIERWHGRGRQLYCVTPRFAPTSTDAQLEAAGALLKTRDDLFLQTHLCENTDEIAWVRELFPARQSYLDVYAHAGLVRPRAMFGHAIHMHEGDFCTCHQSGAGLAHCPTSNLFLGSGLFPLFQAVDPRRPVKVGLGTDVGGGTSLSQLQTLNEAYKVAAMAGHKLDAVQAFYLATLGGARALHLDDRIGILAPGREADICVLDPHATPLMDFRAGYCASIEELLFMLMTLGDDRAVRATYVAGAPVYDRARAGDPFRVFAEA; encoded by the coding sequence ATGAGCGCGCTCACCGCCCTGCGCGGGCCCGCCGCGACGCTGACGGACGATCCCTTCGACAAGCCCTCGCGCGCCTGCCTCGCCTATCACGAGGACGCGCTGGTGCTGATCGAGGATGGCATCATCCGCGCCTTCGGCCCCTATGCCGAGCTGGCTCCAAGCCTGCCGGACGGGCTGGAGCCGGTGCATTACCCGCACCACCTCATCGTGCCCGGCTTCATCGACGCGCATGTGCATTACCCGCAGCTTCAGGTGATCGGCGCCTATGGCACACAGTTGCTGGACTGGCTGACCACCTACACCTTCCCGGCCGAGCAGGGCTTCGCCGATGAAGGCCATGCTGCCCGTGTCGCCAAGCTGTTCCTGCGCGAATTGCTGCGGGCGGGCACGACGACGGCGATGGTCTATTGCACCGTGCATCCGCAATCGGTGGAGGCGTTCTTTGCCGAATCCGAGCGCTTCAACACCCGCATGATCGCCGGCAAGGTGCTGATGGACCGGCACGCCCCGGCGGCGCTGCTCGACACCGCCCAGCGCGGCTATGATGAGAGCCTCGCCTTGATCGAACGGTGGCACGGGCGCGGGCGGCAGCTCTATTGCGTCACCCCGCGCTTCGCCCCGACCTCGACCGACGCCCAGCTGGAGGCGGCGGGCGCTCTGCTCAAGACCCGCGACGACCTCTTTCTCCAGACCCATCTGTGCGAGAATACCGACGAGATCGCCTGGGTGCGCGAGCTTTTCCCGGCGCGGCAGAGCTATCTCGACGTCTACGCCCATGCCGGGCTGGTGCGCCCGCGCGCCATGTTCGGCCACGCCATCCATATGCATGAGGGCGATTTCTGCACCTGCCACCAGAGCGGGGCGGGCCTCGCCCATTGCCCGACCTCCAACCTCTTTCTCGGCAGCGGTTTGTTTCCGTTGTTTCAAGCGGTTGACCCGCGCCGGCCGGTCAAGGTCGGGCTTGGGACGGATGTCGGCGGCGGCACCAGCCTCTCGCAATTGCAGACGCTGAACGAGGCCTACAAGGTCGCAGCCATGGCCGGGCACAAGCTCGACGCGGTGCAGGCCTTCTATCTGGCGACGCTCGGCGGGGCGCGGGCGCTGCATCTGGATGACCGCATCGGTATTTTGGCACCGGGCCGCGAGGCGGATATTTGCGTGCTCGACCCGCACGCCACGCCGCTGATGGATTTCCGCGCCGGCTATTGCGCCTCCATCGAGGAATTGCTGTTCATGCTGATGACGCTGGGCGATGACCGGGCGGTGCGGGCGACCTATGTCGCGGGCGCCCCTGTCTATGACCGCGCGCGGGCGGGCGATCCGTTTCGCGTCTTTGCCGAGGCGTGA